The Perca fluviatilis chromosome 2, GENO_Pfluv_1.0, whole genome shotgun sequence genome includes a region encoding these proteins:
- the pde9al gene encoding high affinity cGMP-specific 3',5'-cyclic phosphodiesterase 9A isoform X2, giving the protein MGSSSSSYAPKTIYLDVDGKVQKVVFSRHCSPCDIKELLCSSSHIPRNTAIMMVDPEGALVSIDPTMPTNSPNFLYKVVPLSTGQLGEKEDMFQNVLSQVADQFSRAFRINELKTEVTNRLAMLEKRVELEGLKVVEIEKCKNDLKKLRDEMTSRGGGRVNCPCKYNFDDGKKVTPRRDVPNYPKYTLSQETVEALKKPTFDVWHWEHNEMLSCLEYMYHDLGLVKEFNMNPITLKRWLLAIQENYRSNPFHNFRHCFCVSQMMYGMIHLCNLQEKLTLTDMGILMTAAVCHDLDHPGYNNTYQINAHTELAVRYNDISPLENHHCAVAFQILSLPECNIFANVDPEAFKQIRQTIITLILATDMARHGEILDSFKQKVDNFDFTNEEHVTCLKMVLIKCCDISNEVRPTEVAEPWVDCLLEEYFMQSDREKSEGLPVAPFMDRDKVTKPTAQIGFIKFVLIPMFETVMKLFPQIEEIMVQPLRDSRDHYEELKQIDDAMTEGSSFVITLRKDFKTCE; this is encoded by the exons ATGGGCTCCAGCTCTTCCTCCTATGCCCCTAAAACCATTTACCTGGATGTGGATGGGAAAGTGCAAAAG GTGGTGTTCAGTCGGCACTGCAGCCCCTGTGACATCAAGGAGCTTCTGTGTTCCTCATCTCACATTCCcag GAACACTGCCATCATGATGGTGGACCCAGAAGGAGCCTTGGTCTCCATAGATCCAACCATGCCCACCAACTCTCCAAA CTTTCTGTACAAAGTTGTTCCTCTGTCTACTGGTCAACTTGGAG AGAAGGAGGACATGTTTCAGAATGTGTTGTCCCAGGTGGCTGATCAGTTCAGCAG AGCCTTTCGCATCAACGAGTTGAAGACTGAGGTCACAAACAGGCTAGCAATGCTGGAGAAGAGAGTGGAAT TGGAGGGCTTGAAGGTGGTGGAGAttgagaaatgtaaaaatgatcTGAAAAAGCTACGAGATGAGATGACTTCAAGAGGTGGTGGCAG AGTAAACTGTCCATGCAAATACAACTTTGACGACGGGAAGAAGGTAACTCCTAGACGAGATGTCCCCAATTACCCAAAG tacacactgtCTCAGGAGACTGTCGAGGCACTCAAGAAGCCAACATTCGATGTCTGGCACTGGGAACATAACGAG ATGCTAAGTTGTTTGGAGTATATGTACCATGACTTGGGACTGGTGAAGGAATTCAACATGAACCCCATCACACTCAAACGCTGGCTG TTGGCGATTCAGGAGAACTACCGTAGCAACCCTTTCCACAACTTTCGCCACTGCTTCTGCGTTAGTCAGATGATGTATGGCATGATTCACCTCTGCAACCTACAG GAGAAGCTGACTCTCACAGATATGGGCATTCTAATGACAGCTGCAGTGTGTCATGACCTGGACCACCCTGGCTACAACAACAC GTACCAAATCAATGCCCACACAGAGCTGGCAGTGCGCTACAACGACATATCTCCGCTGGAGAACCATCACTGTGCTGTGGCCTTCCAGATCCTTTCTCTTCCTGAGTGCAATATTTTTGCAAATGTGGATCCTGAGGCCTTCAAACAGATCCGTCAG ACAATTATCACCCTCATTCTGGCCACCGACATGGCCAGACACGGGGAGATACTAGACTCCTTTAAGCAAAAAGTGGACAACTTTGATTTCACCAACGAAGAGCATGTGacatgt CTGAAGATGGTTTTAATCAAGTGCTGTGACATTTCCAACGAAGTGAGGCCAACTGAGGTAGCTGAGCCATGGGTGGACTGCCTACTGGAGGAGTACTTCATGCAG AGTGACAGGGAGAAGTCTGAGGGTCTCCCTGTGGCTCCCTTCATGGACAGAGATAAAGTCACCAAACCCACTGCTCAGATTGGATTCATCAAGTTTGTCCTCATCCCAATGTTTGAGACTGTCATGAAG CTTTTCCCTCAGATTGAGGAGATCATGGTTCAACCTTTAAGAGACTCTCGTGACCACTATGAGGAGCTGAAACAGATTGATGATGCCATGACAGAG GGGTCTTCTTTTGTAATTACACTCAGGAAAGACTTTAAAACATGCGAGTGA
- the pde9al gene encoding high affinity cGMP-specific 3',5'-cyclic phosphodiesterase 9A isoform X3, with the protein MGSSSSSYAPKTIYLDVDGKVQKVVFSRHCSPCDIKELLCSSSHIPRNTAIMMVDPEGALVSIDPTMPTNSPNFLYKVVPLSTGQLGEKEDMFQNVLSQVADQFSRAFRINELKTEVTNRLAMLEKRVELEGLKVVEIEKCKNDLKKLRDEMTSRGGGRVNCPCKYNFDDGKKVTPRRDVPNYPKYTLSQETVEALKKPTFDVWHWEHNEMLSCLEYMYHDLGLVKEFNMNPITLKRWLLAIQENYRSNPFHNFRHCFCVSQMMYGMIHLCNLQEKLTLTDMGILMTAAVCHDLDHPGYNNTYQINAHTELAVRYNDISPLENHHCAVAFQILSLPECNIFANVDPEAFKQIRQTIITLILATDMARHGEILDSFKQKVDNFDFTNEEHVTCLKMVLIKCCDISNEVRPTEVAEPWVDCLLEEYFMQSDREKSEGLPVAPFMDRDKVTKPTAQIGFIKFVLIPMFETVMKLFPQIEEIMVQPLRDSRDHYEELKQIDDAMTEKKKTENMSLGGKKK; encoded by the exons ATGGGCTCCAGCTCTTCCTCCTATGCCCCTAAAACCATTTACCTGGATGTGGATGGGAAAGTGCAAAAG GTGGTGTTCAGTCGGCACTGCAGCCCCTGTGACATCAAGGAGCTTCTGTGTTCCTCATCTCACATTCCcag GAACACTGCCATCATGATGGTGGACCCAGAAGGAGCCTTGGTCTCCATAGATCCAACCATGCCCACCAACTCTCCAAA CTTTCTGTACAAAGTTGTTCCTCTGTCTACTGGTCAACTTGGAG AGAAGGAGGACATGTTTCAGAATGTGTTGTCCCAGGTGGCTGATCAGTTCAGCAG AGCCTTTCGCATCAACGAGTTGAAGACTGAGGTCACAAACAGGCTAGCAATGCTGGAGAAGAGAGTGGAAT TGGAGGGCTTGAAGGTGGTGGAGAttgagaaatgtaaaaatgatcTGAAAAAGCTACGAGATGAGATGACTTCAAGAGGTGGTGGCAG AGTAAACTGTCCATGCAAATACAACTTTGACGACGGGAAGAAGGTAACTCCTAGACGAGATGTCCCCAATTACCCAAAG tacacactgtCTCAGGAGACTGTCGAGGCACTCAAGAAGCCAACATTCGATGTCTGGCACTGGGAACATAACGAG ATGCTAAGTTGTTTGGAGTATATGTACCATGACTTGGGACTGGTGAAGGAATTCAACATGAACCCCATCACACTCAAACGCTGGCTG TTGGCGATTCAGGAGAACTACCGTAGCAACCCTTTCCACAACTTTCGCCACTGCTTCTGCGTTAGTCAGATGATGTATGGCATGATTCACCTCTGCAACCTACAG GAGAAGCTGACTCTCACAGATATGGGCATTCTAATGACAGCTGCAGTGTGTCATGACCTGGACCACCCTGGCTACAACAACAC GTACCAAATCAATGCCCACACAGAGCTGGCAGTGCGCTACAACGACATATCTCCGCTGGAGAACCATCACTGTGCTGTGGCCTTCCAGATCCTTTCTCTTCCTGAGTGCAATATTTTTGCAAATGTGGATCCTGAGGCCTTCAAACAGATCCGTCAG ACAATTATCACCCTCATTCTGGCCACCGACATGGCCAGACACGGGGAGATACTAGACTCCTTTAAGCAAAAAGTGGACAACTTTGATTTCACCAACGAAGAGCATGTGacatgt CTGAAGATGGTTTTAATCAAGTGCTGTGACATTTCCAACGAAGTGAGGCCAACTGAGGTAGCTGAGCCATGGGTGGACTGCCTACTGGAGGAGTACTTCATGCAG AGTGACAGGGAGAAGTCTGAGGGTCTCCCTGTGGCTCCCTTCATGGACAGAGATAAAGTCACCAAACCCACTGCTCAGATTGGATTCATCAAGTTTGTCCTCATCCCAATGTTTGAGACTGTCATGAAG CTTTTCCCTCAGATTGAGGAGATCATGGTTCAACCTTTAAGAGACTCTCGTGACCACTATGAGGAGCTGAAACAGATTGATGATGCCATGACAGAG aagaaaaaaactgaaaatatgtcATTAGGCGGGAAGAAGAAGTAA
- the pde9al gene encoding high affinity cGMP-specific 3',5'-cyclic phosphodiesterase 9A isoform X1 — MGSSSSSYAPKTIYLDVDGKVQKVVFSRHCSPCDIKELLCSSSHIPRNTAIMMVDPEGALVSIDPTMPTNSPNFLYKVVPLSTGQLGEKEDMFQNVLSQVADQFSRAFRINELKTEVTNRLAMLEKRVELEGLKVVEIEKCKNDLKKLRDEMTSRGGGRVNCPCKYNFDDGKKVTPRRDVPNYPKYTLSQETVEALKKPTFDVWHWEHNEMLSCLEYMYHDLGLVKEFNMNPITLKRWLLAIQENYRSNPFHNFRHCFCVSQMMYGMIHLCNLQEKLTLTDMGILMTAAVCHDLDHPGYNNTYQINAHTELAVRYNDISPLENHHCAVAFQILSLPECNIFANVDPEAFKQIRQTIITLILATDMARHGEILDSFKQKVDNFDFTNEEHVTCLKMVLIKCCDISNEVRPTEVAEPWVDCLLEEYFMQSDREKSEGLPVAPFMDRDKVTKPTAQIGFIKFVLIPMFETVMKLFPQIEEIMVQPLRDSRDHYEELKQIDDAMTEAQKKKTENMSLGGKKK, encoded by the exons ATGGGCTCCAGCTCTTCCTCCTATGCCCCTAAAACCATTTACCTGGATGTGGATGGGAAAGTGCAAAAG GTGGTGTTCAGTCGGCACTGCAGCCCCTGTGACATCAAGGAGCTTCTGTGTTCCTCATCTCACATTCCcag GAACACTGCCATCATGATGGTGGACCCAGAAGGAGCCTTGGTCTCCATAGATCCAACCATGCCCACCAACTCTCCAAA CTTTCTGTACAAAGTTGTTCCTCTGTCTACTGGTCAACTTGGAG AGAAGGAGGACATGTTTCAGAATGTGTTGTCCCAGGTGGCTGATCAGTTCAGCAG AGCCTTTCGCATCAACGAGTTGAAGACTGAGGTCACAAACAGGCTAGCAATGCTGGAGAAGAGAGTGGAAT TGGAGGGCTTGAAGGTGGTGGAGAttgagaaatgtaaaaatgatcTGAAAAAGCTACGAGATGAGATGACTTCAAGAGGTGGTGGCAG AGTAAACTGTCCATGCAAATACAACTTTGACGACGGGAAGAAGGTAACTCCTAGACGAGATGTCCCCAATTACCCAAAG tacacactgtCTCAGGAGACTGTCGAGGCACTCAAGAAGCCAACATTCGATGTCTGGCACTGGGAACATAACGAG ATGCTAAGTTGTTTGGAGTATATGTACCATGACTTGGGACTGGTGAAGGAATTCAACATGAACCCCATCACACTCAAACGCTGGCTG TTGGCGATTCAGGAGAACTACCGTAGCAACCCTTTCCACAACTTTCGCCACTGCTTCTGCGTTAGTCAGATGATGTATGGCATGATTCACCTCTGCAACCTACAG GAGAAGCTGACTCTCACAGATATGGGCATTCTAATGACAGCTGCAGTGTGTCATGACCTGGACCACCCTGGCTACAACAACAC GTACCAAATCAATGCCCACACAGAGCTGGCAGTGCGCTACAACGACATATCTCCGCTGGAGAACCATCACTGTGCTGTGGCCTTCCAGATCCTTTCTCTTCCTGAGTGCAATATTTTTGCAAATGTGGATCCTGAGGCCTTCAAACAGATCCGTCAG ACAATTATCACCCTCATTCTGGCCACCGACATGGCCAGACACGGGGAGATACTAGACTCCTTTAAGCAAAAAGTGGACAACTTTGATTTCACCAACGAAGAGCATGTGacatgt CTGAAGATGGTTTTAATCAAGTGCTGTGACATTTCCAACGAAGTGAGGCCAACTGAGGTAGCTGAGCCATGGGTGGACTGCCTACTGGAGGAGTACTTCATGCAG AGTGACAGGGAGAAGTCTGAGGGTCTCCCTGTGGCTCCCTTCATGGACAGAGATAAAGTCACCAAACCCACTGCTCAGATTGGATTCATCAAGTTTGTCCTCATCCCAATGTTTGAGACTGTCATGAAG CTTTTCCCTCAGATTGAGGAGATCATGGTTCAACCTTTAAGAGACTCTCGTGACCACTATGAGGAGCTGAAACAGATTGATGATGCCATGACAGAG gcacagaagaaaaaaactgaaaatatgtcATTAGGCGGGAAGAAGAAGTAA